Proteins from a single region of Dictyostelium discoideum AX4 chromosome 5 chromosome, whole genome shotgun sequence:
- the sort1 gene encoding PDZ domain-containing protein: MKISSILFIFIAIIVGLALSQNTIPTYKQNSINWKQFQPLYTNKDDYVLIVDTRSKNVLKRSTNGGIDWSSNVLDKQGNIIYGNAGYYQRDDNIMVVNFPSYGKTQISVSNDAGQTFSTSAVFPHKVVSVSPHLDIEGLVIARSDNFILISEDFGLTWNNASSNGDVLFTPGGSSFPTDPLWDPSEKSAVFFAILASKTGSGAFSVSKDMGKTFKTLINGAVDMIYTDYYYYVGVIDALKGGNKLYVKSLMSVVTSTMDGFLLCQFPFGEDVQPNDFRILDDTSGAIFMGISNSKDGETSNKRFGTVYVSNGAGNIFTLSVNHVSISSNGYYDFMPLFGARGSYLYNKVSNFRDTTTAPVTMLSFISYDNGGRWNRLTPPTNMPCTVSGPCKLNVHGLSAFVDKTRGYGPIYSIASAPGLILATGNANPALSSDPIKSRVKTVLSTDNGQTWSKFFDEGTIYEFGNYGSSIIFATAMNDTKTFYYTFGLDQKPIAINMTLKSNVDVINIITSPRNDGNKFIFLVEDEYDIGQMIGVDLTNVLPSPCDDSSMQSYTTRCILGEKTTYRTVKPNTNCYMTQQAQISNKYCECTVEDFECDIGYESADDSSSDNDGSTSGIPSGSSEQLNCRKSIASQYVPITEENCTPGQTYIKSKGFRRVAATQCVGGVNATYSPEIVMCPSKNSSSGGKGWIAGVVIAILALAGLGGFGFYVFKNPDFKQKLLKMVGFSKVGPKYSVIGIKPNSLADDEFGIEDDDAQILNDNDLQDNEDF; the protein is encoded by the exons atgaaGATTTcatctattttatttatttttatagcGATTATTGTTGGCTTAGCACTTTCACAAAATACTATTCCAACTTATAAGCAAAACAGCATTAATTGGAAGCAATTTCAACCattatatacaaataaaGATGAT tatgtaTTAATTGTAGATACAAGATCAAAgaatgttttaaaaagatCAACAAATGGTGGTATTGATTGGTCATCAAATGTACTTGATAAACAaggaaatattatttatggTAATGCAGGATATTATCAAAgagatgataatattatGGTTGTAAATTTCCCATCTTATGGAAAAACCCAAATTTCAGTATCAAATGATGCAGGTCAAACATTTTCAACCTCAGCAGTTTTTCCACATAAAGTTGTATCAGTTTCACCACATTTAGATATTGAGGGTTTAGTGATTGCACGTTCcgataatttcattttaattagtGAAGATTTTGGTTTAACATGGAACAATGCATCATCCAATGGTGATGTTTTATTCACACCAGGTGGTTCAAGCTTTCCAACCGACCCATTATGGGATCCATCAGAGAAATCTGCAGTGTTTTTCGCAATTTTAGCATCAAAAACAGGATCAGGTGCATTTTCAGTTTCAAAAGATATGGGTAAAACTTTCAAAACCTTAATCAATGGTGCCGTCGATATGATTTACACcgactattactactatgtAGGTGTTATCGATGCATTAAAGGGTGGTAATAAACTTTACGTCAAATCTTTAATGAGTGTTGTAACTTCAACCATGGATGGTTTCCTTCTTTGTCAATTCCCATTTGGTGAAGATGTTCAACCAAATGATTTCCGTATTCTTGATGATACATCGGGAGCAATTTTCATGGGTATTTCAAATAGTAAAGATGGTGAAACTTCAAACAAGAGATTTGGTACAGTTTACGTTTCAAATGGTGCAGGTAATATCTTTACACTTTCAGTGAATCACGTTTCAATCTCATCAAATGGTTACTATGATTTCATGCCACTCTTTGGTGCTAGAGGTTCTTATCTCTACAATAAAGTTAGCAATTTCAGAGATACCACTACAGCACCAGTAACTATGCTTTCATTCATTTCCTatgataatggtggtagATGGAACAGACTCACTCCACCAACTAATATGCCATGTACAGTAAGTGGTCCTTGTAAATTAAATGTTCATGGTCTCTCTGCTTTTGTCGATAAAACCAGAGGTTATGGTCCAATCTATTCCATTGCTAGTGCACCAGGTTTAATTCTTGCCACTGGTAATGCCAATCCAGCTTTATCATCCGATCCAATCAAAAGTAGAGTTAAAACAGTTTTATCAACCGATAATGGTCAAACATGGTCTAAATTCTTTGATGAAGGTACCATCTATGAATTTGGTAACTATGGTTCTTCAATTATTTTCGCAACTGCTATGAACGATACAAAGACCTTTTACTATACCTTTGGTCTTGATCAAAAACCAATTGCAATCAATATgacattaaaatcaaatgttgatgtcatcaatatcattacAAGTCCAAGAAATGATGGAAATAAATTCATCTTTTTAGTAGAGGATGAATATGATATCGGTCAAATGATTGGTGTTGATTTAACAAATGTATTGCCATCTCCTTGCGATGATTCCTCAATGCAATCTTATACCACTCGTTGTATTTTAGGTGAAAAAACAACTTATAGAACTGTTAAACCAAATACCAATTGTTATATGACCCAACAAGcacaaatttcaaataaatattgtGAATGTACAGTCGAAGATTTTGAATGTGATATTGGTTACGAAAGTGCAGACGATAGCAGTTCCGATAATGATGGTTCTACCTCTGGTATTCCATCTGGATCTTCAGAACAATTGAATTGTCGTAAATCAATTGCTTCACAATATGTTCCAATCACTGAAGAAAATTGTACACCAGGTCAAACCTATATCAAATCAAAAGGTTTCAGAAGAGTCGCTGCCACACAATGTGTAGGTGGTGTTAATGCAACTTATTCACCAGAGATTGTCATGTGTCCATCAAAAAATTCTTCAAGTGGTGGCAAAGGTTGGATCGCTGGTGTTGTTATTGCTATTCTTGCTTTAGCTGGTCTTGGTGGTTTTGGTTTCTACGTTTTTAAGAATCCAGATTTcaaacaaaaattattaaaaatggttGGTTTTTCAAAGGTCGGTCCAAAATATAGTGTTATCGGTATTAAACCAAACTCATTAgctgatgatgaatttggtattgaagatgatgatgctcaaattttaaatgataatgatttacaAGATAACgaagatttttaa
- the sigG gene encoding hypothetical protein, which translates to MSTPTRTKKLIVSPTSVRKRVQNQNLTNTTYSTNSNSSRYRDSEENFLNRQQQELKQLHDQQLYELQELQEQQINEIEELSKQRSNTRIRNVFKVLITILVGSIIYGTYTNQFQPNPIEPFHLTEPIGQTWLHSLKDISTNWYHIWSDSFKDLARIKPLSESQTMPAGHRLHEKQILEKTLRRHQQEQDNNNNNKKTIENQMERMKRTDLERAIKEKTFFLDPTHYVNEEMIKQEIERQLKPHPGAPTPYNKDVYNSQNIYYPSSDAIPMVREKIENLENKVLDSVDEAIYKFGQKSKELLHNIQEKKEQIKEKLNDEPSNIEKEFNSLIKEIEKANYNIFKDLKDNYGEPTIEKLNELRYKFNDAARESREVIKNKIESAQAIEQELAKNLKKPHADSNGHPKPYPHHHLLNQENQIDENLIIV; encoded by the coding sequence atgtcaacaccaacaagaactaaaaaattaattgtatcTCCAACATCTGTTAGAAAAAGGGttcaaaaccaaaatttaacaaatacaacatattcaacaaattcaaatagtaGTAGATATAGAGATAGTGAagagaattttttaaatagacaacaacaagaattaaaacaattacatGACCAACAATTATATGAATTACAAGAACTTcaagaacaacaaattaatgaaattgaagaattaaGTAAACAACGTTCAAACACACGTATTAGAAAtgtatttaaagttttaattacAATATTAGTCGGTAGTATTATCTATGGCACCTACACCAACCAGTTCCAACCGAACCCAATTGAACCATTCCATCTAACTGAACCAATTGGTCAAACTTGGTTACATTCTCTAAAAGATATTTCCACCAACTGGTACCACATATGGAGTGACAGTTTTAAAGATTTGGCAAGAATTAAACCATTATCTGAATCGCAAACCATGCCAGCCGGTCATAGATTACACGAAAAACAAATTCTTGAAAAAACATTAAGACGACaccaacaagaacaagataataataataataataagaaaacaATTGAGAATCAAATGGAGAGAATGAAAAGAACAGATTTGGAAAGAGCAATTAAGGAGAAAACATTTTTTCTTGATCCAACCCATTATGTGAATGAAGAGATGATTAAGCAAGAGATCGAACGTCAATTGAAGCCACACCCAGGTGCACCAACACCATACAATAAGGATGTTTACAACAGCCAGAATATATACTACCCCTCAAGCGATGCCATACCAATGGTAAGAGAGAAGATTGAAAATTTGGAAAACAAAGTACTAGATTCAGTAGATGAagcaatttataaatttggtCAAAAATCTAAAGAATTGTTACACAATATTCAAGAgaaaaaagaacaaattaAAGAGAAACTCAATGACGAACcttcaaatattgaaaaagaattcaattcattaattaaagagaTTGAAAAAGCAAATTACAATatctttaaagatttaaaagataattatGGTGaaccaacaattgaaaaattaaatgaactaagatataaatttaatgatgcaGCAAGAGAATCAAGAgaagttattaaaaataaaattgaaagtgCTCAAGCTATCGAACAAGAATTAGCcaaaaatcttaaaaaaccACATGCTGATTCAAATGGTCATCCAAAACCATATCCAcatcatcatttattaaatcaagaaaatcaaattgatgaaaatttaattattgtttaa
- a CDS encoding protein phosphatase 2C, with the protein MDTAVANDSGYEISWISDNYLKFIIKKSPVKKTTTTTTTTTTSSSSPSSSTTTTPTKSTSPPKNKRERLQLDNVDEDDSNYKLPSLDEFKTTNTNNENSNKNTVMDSNNNNNSNENIDTLLNVPELTLKDFNNKKQKKQQKHQKHKKQQKHPKDVVFKDLEDSNILNDNPNNIEKQPMDIQSMSKFVLNPPPLDSPTPTTTTPTPTTTTTTTTTTSTNNNKDEEKDVKLEENEKEEEKHSKEEEQQQQQKEEEEILDLNYSGNTVLGTRDENQDTFFQKNFKSEGIRVIGVFDGHGDEGMDASATTRDIISKIVEKEIVNSNDNKKSDDFYDKCITSSFLEANEALLEKGKITGDWGTTATLAIIKDNHIRVGWVGDSMAVLFKQSANGKDYTPIQLSNDHKPENPLEKKRIITTGGRVVFRCGCYRVIPNKNDYSNDDIMKQRLALNMSRALGHVVLSKYGVSSTPEFQSESLNPGDYVIVASDGLWNVLDFKACCKYIKKSTSVKELTDLLLSVVESKCQSFKIPCDNVTICCYKHS; encoded by the exons atggataCTGCAGTTGCAAATGATAGTGGTTATGAAATATCATGGATATCAGATAACTacttaaaatttattattaaaaagagtcctgttaaaaaaacaacaacaacaacaaccacaaccacaacatcATCCTCTTCACCATCTTCgtctacaactacaacaccaacaaaatcaacatcaCCACCTAAAAACAAAAGAGAAAGATTACAACTTGATAATGTTGATGAAGACGAtagtaattataaattaccaagtcttgatgaatttaaaacaacaaacacCAACAATGAAAATAGTAACAAAAATACAGTCATGGactcaaataataataacaatagtaatgaaaatattgatacaTTATTAAATGTACCAGAATTAACacttaaagattttaataataaaaaacaaaaaaaacaacaaaaacatcaaaaacataaaaaacaacaaaaacatcCAAAAGATGTAGTTTTCAAAGATTTGGAAGATTccaatattttaaatgataatccTAACAATATAGAGAAACAACCAATGGACATTCAATCAATGTCTAAATTTGTTCTTAATCCACCACCACTGGATTCACCAACCCCTACAACCACAACCCCAACCCCTACAaccactacaactacaacaacaacaactagtaccaacaataataaagatgAGGAAAAAGACGTGAAATtagaagaaaatgaaaaagaagaggAAAAACATAGTAAAGAAGaggaacaacaacaacaacaaaaagaagaagaagaaattttagatttaaattatagtGGTAATACAGTACTTGGTACAAGAGATGAAAATCAAGAtactttttttcaaaaaaattttaaatctgaAGGGATAAGGGTAATAGGTGTATTTGATGGCCATGGTGATGAGGGTATGGATGCATCTGCTACAACCAGAGATATTATATCAAAAATtgtagaaaaagaaattgtaaatagtaatgataataaaaaatctgaTGATTTTTATG ataaATGTATAACGAGTTCATTTTTAGAAGCAAATGAAGCATTGCTTGAAAAAGGTAAAATTACTGGTGATTGGGGTACAACCGCAACATTGGCAATAATTAAGGATAACCATATTCGTGTTGGTTGGGTAGGTGATTCAATGgcagttttatttaaacaatctGCAAATGGTAAAGATTATACTCCAATTCAACTATCAAATGATCATAAACCTGAAAATCCActcgaaaaaaaaagaataattacAACTGGTGGTAGAGTAGTTTTTAGATGT gGATGTTATAGAGTtataccaaataaaaatgattatagTAATGATGACATTATGAAACAAAGATTAGCATTAAATATGAGTAGAGCATTAGGTCATGTAGTTTTAAGTAAATATGGAGTTAGTAGTACACCAGAATTTCAAAGTGAATCATTGAACCCCGGTGATTATGTCATTGTCGCTTCTGATGGTCTTTGGAATGTTTTGGATTTCAAAGCATGCTGCAAGTATATTAAGAAATCAACTTCTGTAAAAGAATTAACAGATTTATTG ttAAGCGTTGTTGAAAGTAAGTGccaaagttttaaaataccATGCGATAATGTGACAATTTGTTGTTACAAGCACTCCTAA
- the mlcB gene encoding myoB light chain codes for MSDEKTQLIEAFYNFDGDYDGFVSVEEFRGIIRDGLPMTEAEITEFFEAADPNNTGFIDYKAFAAMLYSVDES; via the exons atg tcAGACGAAAAAACACAATTAATTGAAGCTTTTTACAATTTCGATGGAGACTATGATGGTTTTGTTAGTGTAGAAGAATTTAGAGGAATTATTAGAGATGGTTTACCAATGACTGAAGCTGAG ATCACAGAATTCTTTGAAGCAGCTGATCCAAATAATACAGGTTTTATTGATTATAAAGCATTCGCTGCAATGTTATATTCAGTTGATGAAtcataa
- a CDS encoding hypothetical protein (Similar to Dictyostelium discoideum (Slime mold). CIGB protein), whose amino-acid sequence IPNTVTTVTLCDGFNQKLTKGIIPDTIKDLHIGDIKQDLIIDSIPNTLSNVHIYKSCKKIINPFVPENVKIVNI is encoded by the coding sequence aattcctaatactgtAACAACTGTTACTTTATGTgatggattcaatcaaaaactAACCAAAGGTATAATACCTGATACCATTAAAGATTTGCATATAGGTGATATAAAAcaagatttaattattgattcaattcctAACACATTAAGCAATGTCCATATTTATAAAagttgtaaaaaaataattaatccCTTCGTTCCTGAAAATGTCAAAATAGtaaacatataa
- the pgtB gene encoding hypothetical protein codes for MTLISIIKKNLIGVIIILAIGLHITLIYKYSTFSFINNKNNRNNLPPQHQQPSNIQHNIQHDIHQKPHYSNKQSQKTQQQNESPLEGQKFIYSKQKEKILKYIDYKQFGLFNGGGGVIVNSKPSNTNDNGGIYKDLNLNELDEISSWSPNTIVDFNKRHGDDSLPSICSEIDFQEIKTCEGSNYYRAMVTPTPVLDENSMNYTLKPNSQYRAKFNYYPREFSKQPLITILTAFYNIEPDIFEESAATVFGQSLQNFEWVIVNDCSPNQTLVDLSLGKYRELAKIDPRIVIIDLKKNVRLPGARNAGVKVARGKYIVSLDPDDMFENTYLEKAVWFLETHKEYTLCNAWTVGFANKSYVWKNGYHNGDRNLKENQITVASVMRTQALRDVGGFDSKLIHGMEDWDLWIRMADNGHWGHTLEEFHFWYRVSPPGKWDAIDNLAKFNAFLENQQVKYKNAYGKGVPKLSRPPQEKMEAVDDLIPFENNLKKCRPRVLLLIPYMEVGGADQFNYNFAQGMVLDGWEVSIATTKTSDNKWFPQFARVTPDIFIMPRFSKNTDQCRFLAYYIKSRQFDVVYVSNSEQAYHYLSYLRANAPGPAYIDYTHSETPKWKDGGYARYSFGSEKLLDRSIFASEHLRQYCIRRGHNANKTATVLIGIDSDKYVPKPENRAIIRKELGFPDNVLVIVFVARLESEKQPEVFAEVLRRVDEMGYDFRAISIGGGLLFNDLNETISKSGLSEKVRLLGNIPNSQVSKYVSGSDVFFLPSKVEGISLAIYEAMSQQVCAVSAKVGGQAELVTPDVGFLVVPGTPTEVDEYTEIIADLASNLTLASELGKKSLEKILNGFSVKDTLHRMKEEFCNSAIVTRYTTPMFTNKLFSKLSNEQAVLGHEYERAIDELLPMWNQLTSLTKQLAPPPTLTEKEIKRKPSPYPLHKPEEVLDSINITGLRVVENIMIEKKKVDRKMKIILKDFQEQFIRRNPKFADKQLVPNEFLHQYNHGVDNWDDELPYPYQQQEYVAYIPNAFVGTGESATIFDWDRVFLLNYSPTQQETFTMPLEESRICHVEKTKKMVTLLQKQFSFENFIIDQLPKLSLVLEELELDPEIKILVPFTDFAKTIMVDTLKFSPDRIIYFKPGSGWDPCVVFFANTLLLPTPIPPGQPPREMISKLRDYFYQKNDIDIVAPINRNVIMYASRKSTLSPLRKVSNEQKVIETIKNILQSQGEGKYEFIEWDGLETITPELVQLSSRVKILIGMTGANLLPMVVCQPNTIVVEFMHENPWLSFWSTSESLQHENWMIPIKATSHDSLEIQVPIDQLTNTLNQIFNPQQQQQQSSSSNSK; via the exons atgacattaatatcaataataaaaaaaaatttaattggtgtgataataatacttGCAATTGGACTACATATAacattaatatataaatattcaacattcagttttataaataataaaaataataggaataatttaccaccacaacatcaacaacctTCAAATATTCAACATAATATTCAACATGATATTCATCAAAAACCacattattcaaataaacaatcacaaaaaactcaacaacaaaatgaatCACCATTAGAAGgtcaaaaatttatttattcaaaacaaaaggaaaagattttaaaatatatcgATTATAAAcaatttggtttatttaatGGTGGTGGAGGTGTTATAGTTAATTCAAAGCCATCAAATAcaaatgataatggtggtatTTATaaggatttaaatttaaatgaattggaTGAAATTTCATCTTGGAGTCCAAATACtattgttgattttaataagaGACATGGTGATGATTCATTACCTTCAATATGTTCAGAGATTGATTTTCAAGAGATTAAAACTTGTGAAGGATCAAATTATTATCGAGCAATGGTAACACCAACACCAGTATTAGATGAGAATTCAATGAATTATACTTTGAAACCAAATTCACAATATAGAGCAAAGTTTAACTATTACCCAAGAGAATTCTCCAAACAACCtttaattacaattttaacagcattttataatattgagCCCGATATATTTGAAGAATCGGCTGCAACTGTTTTTGGCCAATCACTTCAAAATTTCGAATGGGTAATTGTAAATGATTGTTCACCAAATCAAACATTGGTTGATTTATCACTTGGAAAGTATAGAGAATTGGCAAAGATTGATCCAAGAATTGTTAttatagatttaaaaaagaatgttCGTTTACCTGGTGCAAGAAATGCTGGTGTTAAAGTTGCACGTGGTAAATATATTGTTTCATTGGATCCTGATGATATGTTTGAAAATACCTATTTGGAAAAAGCAGTTTGGTTCTTAGAAACCCATAAAGAATATACACTTTGTAATGCTTGGACTGTTGGTTTTGCAAATAAATCTTATGTTTGGAAAAATGGTTATCATAATGGTGatagaaatttaaaagaaaatcaaattacTGTTGCTTCAGTAATGAGA acTCAAGCATTAAGAGATGTTGGTGGATTTGATAGTAAATTAATTCATGGTATGGAAGATTGGGATCTTTGGATAAGAATGGCTGATAATGGTCATTGGGGACATACATTAGAAGAATTTCATTTTTGGTATCGTGTTAGTCCACCAGGTAAATGGGAcgcaattgataatttagcAAAGTTTAATGCATTTTTAGAGAATCAACAagtaaaatataaaaatgccTATGGTAAAGGTGTTCCAAAATTATCAAGACCTCCACAAGAAAAGATGGAAGCAGTGGATGATTTAATtccatttgaaaataatttaaagaaatgtAGACCACGTGTACTTTTATTAATACCATACATGGAAGTTGGTGGTGCTGATcaattcaattataattttgcTCAAGGAATGGTTTTAGATGGTTGGGAAGTTAGTATTGCTACAACCAAAACCTCTGATAATAAATGGTTCCCACAATTTGCAAGAGTTACTCCagatatatttataatgCCAAGATTCTCTAAAAATACTGATCAATGTAGATTCCTTgcatattatattaaatcaagACAATTTGATGTGGTTTATGTTAGTAATTCAGAACAAGCCTATCATTATCTCTCTTATTTAAGAGCAAATGCACCTGGTCCTGCCTATATAGATTATACTCATTCAGAGACTCCAAAATGGAAAGATGGAGGTTATGCACGTTATAGTTTTGGTTCAGAGAAATTATTGGATAGATCAATTTTTGCATCGGAACATCTTCGTCAATATTGTATAAGAAGAGGTCATAATGCAAATAAAACAGCAACTGTTTTAATTGGTATCGATAGTGATAAATATGTACCAAAACCAGAGAATAGAGCAATTATTCGTAAAGAGTTGGGCTTTCCCGATAATGTTTTGGTAATTGTATTTGTTGCACGTTTAGAATCTGAAAAACAACCAGAAGTATTTGCAGAAGTTTTAAGAAGAGTTGATGAAATGGGTTATGATTTTAGAGCGATTtcaattggtggtggtttattatttaatgatttaaatgaaactATTTCAAAGAGTGGATTATCAGAAAAGGTTAGATTACTTGGTAATATTCCAAACTCTCAAGTATCAAAATATGTATCTGGTTCGGATGTTTTCTTCCTCCCATCAAAAGTTGAAGGTATTTCATTGGCAATCTATGAAGCTATGTCTCAACAAGTTTGTGCAGTATCAGCAAAAGTTGGTGGTCAAGCTGAATTGGTAACTCCAGATGTTGGGTTTTTAGTTGTACCTGGTACACCAACTGAAGTTGATGAATATACAGAGATCATTGCAGATTTGGCAAGTAATCTTACATTGGCATCTGAGTTGGGTAAGAAATCATTggaaaaaatattgaatggTTTCTCTGTAAAGGATACACTTCATAGAATGAAAGAAGAATTTTGTAACTCTGCCATTGTAACACGTTATACTACTCCAATGTTTaccaataaattattttcaaaacttTCAAATGAACAAGCAGTCTTGGGTCATGAATATGAAAGAGCAATCGATGAACTTTTACCAATGTGGAATCAACTTACATCTTTAACAAAACAATtagcaccaccaccaactttaaccgaaaaagaaattaaacgTAAACCATCACCCTATCCATTACATAAACCAGAGGAAGTTTTAGATTCAATCAATATAACAGGTTTAAGAGTTGTAGAGAATATAATgattgaaaagaaaaaagttgatagaaaaatgaaaattatactTAAAGATTTTCAAGAACAATTCATTAGAAGAAATCCAAAATTTGCTGATAAACAATTGGTCCCAAATGAATTCCTTCATCAATATAATCATGGTGTTGATAATTGGGATGATGAATTACCTTATCcatatcaacaacaagaatATGTTGCATATATTCCAAATGCATTTGTTGGTACAGGTGAATCTGCAACCATTTTCGATTGGGATAgagtttttcttttaaattattcacCAACTCAACAAGAAACCTTTACAATGCCATTAGAAGAATCAAGAATTTGTCAtgttgaaaaaacaaaaaaaatggttacccttttacaaaaacaattctcttttgaaaattttataatagatCAACTtccaaaattatcattagtACTTGAAGAATTAGAACTTGATccagaaattaaaatacttGTACCATTTACAGATTTTGCTAAAACCATTATGGTTGATACATTAAAGTTCTCACCAGATagaatcatttattttaaaccaGGATCTGGTTGGGATCCATGTGTTGTTTTCTTTGCAAATACTTTATTACTTCCAACACCAATACCACCTGGTCAACCACCAAGAGAAATGATTTCAAAACTTCGTGATTACTTTTATCAAAAGAACGATATAGATATTGTTGCTCCTATTAATAGAAATGTTATAATGTATGCCTCAAGAAAATCAACATTATCTCCATTGAGAAAAGTTTCAAATGAACAAAAAGTTATTGAAACcattaaaaacattttacaATCTCAAGGTGAAGGAAAATATGAATTCATCGAATGGGATGGTTTGGAAACTATTACACCAGAGTTGGTTCAATTATCCAGTCgtgttaaaattttaattggtatGACAGGAGCAAATTTATTACCAATGGTAGTTTGTCAACCAAATACAATCGTTGTAGAATTTATGCATGAAAATCCTTGGTTATCATTTTGGAGTACATCTGAATCATTACAACATGAAAATTGGATGATTCCAATTAAAGCAACATCCCATGATTCTTTAGAAATTCAAGTACCAATTGATCAATTAACAAAtactttaaatcaaatttttaatcctcaacaacaacaacaacaatcttcTTCGTCTaattccaaataa
- a CDS encoding phenylacetic acid degradation-related protein: MFGSKCNIIKSVLLSSTRNNGLKNNFRLFSSEATLDHIKLGEIKDMKEFMKIKNEKNLEFTNEQWLYILKTRGGIGLPNYMGLNVKDVGDESVTIELPITKNHLASNGYVHAGSIITLADTSCGYACFKKLPKNSIGFTTIELKSNFIGTAKEGDLLQCTSTLLHAGKTSQVWDAVVTHNNRKLAFFRCTEIILYPQPPKISQ, from the coding sequence atgtttggtagtaaatgtaatattataaaaagtgTACTTTTATCAAGTACTCGTAATAATGGATTGAAGAATAATTTTAGATTATTTTCAAGTGAAGCAACACTTGATCATATTAAACttggtgaaattaaagatatgaaagaatttatgaaaataaagaatgagaaaaatttagaatttaCAAATGAACAATggttatatattttaaaaacaagaGGTGGTATTGGTTTACCAAATTATATGGGATTAAATGTTAAAGATGTTGGTGATGAATCAGTTACAATTGAATTACCAATTACAAAGAATCACTTGGCATCAAATGGATATGTACATGCAGGTAGCATTATAACATTAGCTGATACTTCTTGTGGATATgcatgttttaaaaaattaccaaaaaattcaattggtttCACAACTATAGAATTAAAGTCAAATTTTATAGGAACTGCTAAAGAAGGTGATCTATTACAATGTACTTCAACTTTATTACATGCTGGTAAAACTTCTCAAGTTTGGGATGCTGTAGTCACacataataatagaaaattaGCTTTCTTTAGATGCACTGAAATCATTTTATATCCACAACCACCAAAGATAtcacaataa